Proteins encoded by one window of Arachis hypogaea cultivar Tifrunner chromosome 1, arahy.Tifrunner.gnm2.J5K5, whole genome shotgun sequence:
- the LOC112707141 gene encoding pectin acetylesterase 10 isoform X1, translated as MLKRGNSFGAMRMLCWGFGFIGFMFVKLVQGFENGNVTDMLYFNNNRPLMVGLTLIYGAAAKGAVCLDGSLPGYHFHRGYGAGSNSWLIQLEGGGWCGNVRNCIYSKKTRHGSSAFMEKQIPFVGILSNKAWENPDFYNWNRIKIRYCDGASFTGDSQNERAGLFFRGQRIWLAAMEDLMSKGMRYAKQALLSGCSAGGLATILHCDEFKEMFPRTTRVKCLSDAGLFLDAVDVSGHRSLRNLFGGVVALQGAQRNLPRTCTSRLNPILCFFPQHSIASVKAPLFLLNAAYDTWQIQASLAPPSADYHWNWYDCRKNYARCSAPQMQYLQGFRNQMLRAVRRFSKLRKNGLFINSCFAHCQSERQDTWFARDSPHIGNRGIAQSVGNWYFDRVQVQAIGCPYPCDKTCHNLVFN; from the exons ATGTTGAAAAGAGGCAACAGTTTTGGAGCCATGAGGATGCTATGCTGGGGGTTTGGGTTTATAGGGTTCATGTTTGTGAAATTGGTACAAGGATTTGAGAATGGTAATGTCACAGATATGCTGTATTTCAATAATAACAGACCTTTGATGGTTGGTCTTACTCTTATTTATGGTGCTGCCGCCAAAGGAGCTG TATGTCTTGATGGATCTTTACCAGGTTACCACTTCCACCGCGGATATGGCGCCGGATCAAACAGTTGGCTCATACAATTGGAG GGAGGAGGCTGGTGTGGAAATGTCAGAAATTGCATTTATAGTAAGAAGACGCGGCATGGTTCGTCGGCGTTTATGGAAAAACAGATACCATTTGTTGGGATATTAAGCAACAAAGCTTGGGAAAACCCAG ATTTCTACAATTGGAATAGAATAAAAATTCGTTATTGTGATGGTGCATCGTTTACTGGAGACAGTCAAAATGAG CGAGCAGGGTTGTTTTTCAGAGGGCAACGCATCTGGCTCGCTGCTATGGAAGATCTAATGTCGAAAGGAATGCGCTATGCTAAGCAG gcTCTTCTATCTGGATGTTCTGCAGGAGGTTTGGCAACTATTCTACATTGTGATGAATTCAAGGAAATGTTTCCAAGAACCACAAGAGTAAAGTGCTTAAGTGATGCTGGATTGTTCCTTGACGC TGTTGATGTATCCGGCCATCGCAGTTTGAGGAATTTGTTTGGAGGTGTGGTTGCCTTACAG GGAGCACAAAGAAACCTTCCAAGGACTTGTACCAGTCGCCTCAATCCAATTTTG TGCTTTTTCCCTcagcactcaattgccagtgttAAGGCACCACTGTTTCTTCTCAATGCAGCTTATGATACTTGGCAG ATTCAAGCAAGTCTAGCTCCACCATCTGCTGACTATCACTGGAATTGGTATGATTGCAGAAAAAATTACGCGCGTTGCAGCGCGCCTCAAATGCAATATCTGCAAG GTTTTCGGAATCAGATGCTAAGAGCTGTAAGAAGATTCTCGAAGTTGCGTAAAAACGGGTTATTCATAAATTCTTGTTTTGCTCATTGCCAGTCCGAAAGACAGGATACATGGTTTGCTCGCGACTCTCCCCATATTGGAAATCGA GGGATAGCACAGTCTGTTGGAAACTGGTATTTCGATCGAGTTCAAGTTCAGGCCATTGGTTGTCCTTACCCTTGTGACAAAACCTGCCATAATTTGGTTTTCAATTGA
- the LOC112707141 gene encoding pectin acetylesterase 10 isoform X2, with protein sequence MLVTLCLDGSLPGYHFHRGYGAGSNSWLIQLEGGGWCGNVRNCIYSKKTRHGSSAFMEKQIPFVGILSNKAWENPDFYNWNRIKIRYCDGASFTGDSQNERAGLFFRGQRIWLAAMEDLMSKGMRYAKQALLSGCSAGGLATILHCDEFKEMFPRTTRVKCLSDAGLFLDAVDVSGHRSLRNLFGGVVALQGAQRNLPRTCTSRLNPILCFFPQHSIASVKAPLFLLNAAYDTWQIQASLAPPSADYHWNWYDCRKNYARCSAPQMQYLQGFRNQMLRAVRRFSKLRKNGLFINSCFAHCQSERQDTWFARDSPHIGNRGIAQSVGNWYFDRVQVQAIGCPYPCDKTCHNLVFN encoded by the exons TATGTCTTGATGGATCTTTACCAGGTTACCACTTCCACCGCGGATATGGCGCCGGATCAAACAGTTGGCTCATACAATTGGAG GGAGGAGGCTGGTGTGGAAATGTCAGAAATTGCATTTATAGTAAGAAGACGCGGCATGGTTCGTCGGCGTTTATGGAAAAACAGATACCATTTGTTGGGATATTAAGCAACAAAGCTTGGGAAAACCCAG ATTTCTACAATTGGAATAGAATAAAAATTCGTTATTGTGATGGTGCATCGTTTACTGGAGACAGTCAAAATGAG CGAGCAGGGTTGTTTTTCAGAGGGCAACGCATCTGGCTCGCTGCTATGGAAGATCTAATGTCGAAAGGAATGCGCTATGCTAAGCAG gcTCTTCTATCTGGATGTTCTGCAGGAGGTTTGGCAACTATTCTACATTGTGATGAATTCAAGGAAATGTTTCCAAGAACCACAAGAGTAAAGTGCTTAAGTGATGCTGGATTGTTCCTTGACGC TGTTGATGTATCCGGCCATCGCAGTTTGAGGAATTTGTTTGGAGGTGTGGTTGCCTTACAG GGAGCACAAAGAAACCTTCCAAGGACTTGTACCAGTCGCCTCAATCCAATTTTG TGCTTTTTCCCTcagcactcaattgccagtgttAAGGCACCACTGTTTCTTCTCAATGCAGCTTATGATACTTGGCAG ATTCAAGCAAGTCTAGCTCCACCATCTGCTGACTATCACTGGAATTGGTATGATTGCAGAAAAAATTACGCGCGTTGCAGCGCGCCTCAAATGCAATATCTGCAAG GTTTTCGGAATCAGATGCTAAGAGCTGTAAGAAGATTCTCGAAGTTGCGTAAAAACGGGTTATTCATAAATTCTTGTTTTGCTCATTGCCAGTCCGAAAGACAGGATACATGGTTTGCTCGCGACTCTCCCCATATTGGAAATCGA GGGATAGCACAGTCTGTTGGAAACTGGTATTTCGATCGAGTTCAAGTTCAGGCCATTGGTTGTCCTTACCCTTGTGACAAAACCTGCCATAATTTGGTTTTCAATTGA